The Geminocystis sp. NIES-3708 genomic sequence TAGAACTTATGGCAAGATGTTTTTTAATTGATAATGGAAAATTAAGAATTGAAAATAATTGACATAGAAAATTTGCACGGTATAAGTCCTATGGATGTTAAGAGTCTTAAGTCTTTAGGTATAAATACTAATTTAGAATTATTAAAATTCACAGTCAATAGTCAAAAACAACAAGAATTAGCCTTAAAAATCGGGGTGAATCATAAGAATATTCTTAAGTGGATTGTTTTGGCGGATTTATCTCGTTTAGAAAGCGTAGGAAGCGAATATTGTGGCTTAATTTTACATTCGGGTATTCTTTCTACTGCTCAACTAAGTCAGATTACGGCTTCCCAATTACATAGACAAGTCTTAAGACTACAAGTTGCTACTTTACGAAGAAAAGATTTATGTCCGTCTCTTTCTCTTGTGCAAACTTGGATTAAAGAAGCAAAGATAATGAGTTAGGAATTATGTTTTAACTCCTAACTCCTTAATTTAGATTAAGCTAATACAGGTACAGGGATTTCCCAACGTTGAACTGCTTTACCGATTACTGCTAATTCTGGGATTAAACGATCGAAAGCATCAGGAGTTAAAGATTGTGGACCATCAGATAACGCTTTAGCAGGATTGGGGTGTACTTCTATCATTAAAGAGTCAGTACCACCAGCAATAGCCGCCATAGCCATACTAGGTACATATTCAGCTTTACCAGTACCATGACTAGGATCAATCATAATTGGTAAATGAGTCAAAGAACGCAATACAGGAATAACTGATAAATCAAGAACATTACGGGCAAATTCCCGATCAAAGGTACGAATTCCTCTTTCGCAAAGAATGACATTAGTATTCCCTGCTGCAAGAATATATTCTGCCGCCATTAACCATTCAGAAATAGTTGCGGACATCCCTCTTTTAAGTAAAACAGGTTTTGATTGAGCACCTACTTTTTTCAGGAGAGAGAAGTTTTGCATATTTCTTGCACCAACTTGAATAATATCTGCCACTTCCGCAATCCTATCTAAATCGGCAGTATCCATAACTTCTGTGACAATACCTAAACCAGAAGCATCTCTAGCGGCGGCTAATAGTTCTAAAGCACTTTCTCCATGACCTTGAAAATCATAGGGGGAAGTACGAGGCTTATAAGCACCACCTCTTAAAAATTTTGCACCGGCGGCTTTAACTCTGATGGCGGTTTCAACGATCATTTCCTCGTTTTCCACTGAGCAAGGTCCTGCTACGATGACGATAGGATTATTTAAGCCAAAAATAACGTCACCGTTAGGAGTAGGTACAACAACATCACTGGGTTGTCCGTGACGATAATCTAAGCTAACTCGCTTAAAAGGTTTTTCAACTCTTAAAACGGTTTCAATCCAAGGACTAATTTCTTGAATTTGTTCAGCATTAAGAGACGCAGTTTCTCCTACTAAACCGATAACGACTTTACTTTGCCCGACAATTTTTTCTGGTACTAAACCCCATGTGGTTAACTCATCACCTACACGATTAATTTCGGCTTCGGGAGTTCCCACTTTCATTACTACGATCATACTTAATTTACCTTGGTTGATTGATATGCAAAGGCGGGTATTTGGTAGTTGTTGTTAATTTTTTGATACCAATTTCATTTAGGTGATAATTTTGCACCTAAACACTGATAATTTATGTAAGAATCTTTTTGAATTTGGTATATCTTTTATAATTTCAAGGAGAGAATTCACACAAAATAAGCTAATTATTTATTATTAATAGATTCTTGTCGTGCGTTTCTCCATGCAGAGGTTAATCTGCGAAAATTGATGGTAAAATCTGACCAACCCCACCAAGTACCTTCTCTTTCTTCATCCCATGATGTGGAAAGAACGCCATAACTTAAACCTAACACACCTAACCCAAATAAACCCATAGTTATGAGCAAAACGGCTGTATTTGGCACTTTTAACCATTTTTGAGTAACGACAACATAAAAAGCAAAAAACGAAAAAACACCTAATCCAGTAGGAATTCCACTAAAAACAGCCATTCTCTTGAGCATTCTAGTGCTGATTACTTCAGGAATTTCCTGCAAAGAAGAATTTTGTTTTTTCCTTTGAGAATCTTTACTAGAAGAATTTGTTGCTTTTTCTAATGAATTATTAGTAGTTTTTTGAGTGACTTTTTTATTTTTTTTGGGTTCAAAAGGTAAGGAATCTCGATTTGATGAAGATGGCATGATATTTTTTAACTATGGATTTTAACCACGAATACCTAATTTTTTGATTAAATCTTGATATTTTTGAACATTTTTCTTTTTAATGTAAGTTAATAAGCTCTTACGTTGACCAATTATTTTTAAAAGTCCACGACGAGAAGAATGATCTTTTTTATTGACTTTGAGGTGTTCGGTTAATTGAGTAATTCTAGCAGTAAGCAATGCTACTTGTAAAGCAGATGATCCTGTATCAGTTTCATGTACTTGATATTCACCGATAATCTCTTGTTTTTTTTCTAAGGTTAAGCTCATTTTTTCTGTAAAATTTTAAATACTGCAATCTATGATTATATCATATCTGTTTTAGTAAGTTGAAAAAATTATCTATTTTCCATCTTCAAATTTATAGCCAACCCCTCTGATAGTAATTATATATTGGGGATTATTGGGATCTATTTCTATTTTACGGCGAATTTGCCCTATATGAACGTCCACTACTCGATTATCTCCCATAGGATTATTTTGCCATACGTTAGCAACAAGTTCTTCTCTTCTCCAGACTTTACCCGGATTACTGGCAAGAAAGTAAAGTAAATCAAATTCTAAACTTG encodes the following:
- a CDS encoding DUF4332 domain-containing protein, producing MKIIDIENLHGISPMDVKSLKSLGINTNLELLKFTVNSQKQQELALKIGVNHKNILKWIVLADLSRLESVGSEYCGLILHSGILSTAQLSQITASQLHRQVLRLQVATLRRKDLCPSLSLVQTWIKEAKIMS
- the aroF gene encoding 3-deoxy-7-phosphoheptulonate synthase — protein: MIVVMKVGTPEAEINRVGDELTTWGLVPEKIVGQSKVVIGLVGETASLNAEQIQEISPWIETVLRVEKPFKRVSLDYRHGQPSDVVVPTPNGDVIFGLNNPIVIVAGPCSVENEEMIVETAIRVKAAGAKFLRGGAYKPRTSPYDFQGHGESALELLAAARDASGLGIVTEVMDTADLDRIAEVADIIQVGARNMQNFSLLKKVGAQSKPVLLKRGMSATISEWLMAAEYILAAGNTNVILCERGIRTFDREFARNVLDLSVIPVLRSLTHLPIMIDPSHGTGKAEYVPSMAMAAIAGGTDSLMIEVHPNPAKALSDGPQSLTPDAFDRLIPELAVIGKAVQRWEIPVPVLA
- a CDS encoding PAM68 family protein — encoded protein: MPSSSNRDSLPFEPKKNKKVTQKTTNNSLEKATNSSSKDSQRKKQNSSLQEIPEVISTRMLKRMAVFSGIPTGLGVFSFFAFYVVVTQKWLKVPNTAVLLITMGLFGLGVLGLSYGVLSTSWDEEREGTWWGWSDFTINFRRLTSAWRNARQESINNK
- the rpsO gene encoding 30S ribosomal protein S15 produces the protein MSLTLEKKQEIIGEYQVHETDTGSSALQVALLTARITQLTEHLKVNKKDHSSRRGLLKIIGQRKSLLTYIKKKNVQKYQDLIKKLGIRG